One genomic window of Streptomyces sp. NBC_01276 includes the following:
- a CDS encoding RtcB family protein, with protein MSYVEVSGTNVPIRMWTDPASVEDSAMRQLQNTAGLPWIKGLAVMPDVHYGKGATVGSVIAMKDAVCPAAVGVDIGCGMSAVKTSLTANDLPGDLSKLRSRIEQAIPVGAGMHREAVDPGRLYGFPVQGYEDLWKRFDHLTDAIKFRQERATKQIGTLGSGNHFIEFCLDESGSVWLMLHSGSRNIGNELAAHHIGVARGLAHNQGLVDRDLAVFLAATPEMEAYRNDLFWAQEYAKFNRAAMMSLFKEVVRREFRKAKVSFEQEISCHHNYVAEERYDSMDLLVTRKGAIRAGSGEYGIIPGSMGTGSYIVKGLGNEKSFNSASHGAGRKMSRTAAKKRFSARDLAEQTQGVECRKDAGVVDEIPAAYKSIEQVIDQQSDLVKVVAKLKQVICVKG; from the coding sequence ATGTCGTATGTAGAGGTGTCCGGGACGAACGTCCCGATCCGGATGTGGACCGATCCGGCGTCGGTCGAGGACAGCGCCATGCGGCAGTTGCAGAACACGGCGGGCCTGCCCTGGATCAAGGGCCTGGCGGTGATGCCGGACGTCCACTACGGCAAGGGCGCCACGGTCGGCTCGGTCATCGCCATGAAGGACGCGGTCTGCCCGGCGGCGGTGGGCGTCGACATCGGCTGCGGCATGTCGGCGGTGAAGACCTCCCTCACGGCGAACGACCTCCCGGGCGACCTCTCGAAGCTCCGCTCCCGCATCGAGCAGGCGATCCCGGTGGGGGCGGGGATGCACAGGGAGGCGGTGGACCCGGGGCGGCTGTACGGGTTCCCGGTGCAGGGGTACGAGGACCTCTGGAAGCGCTTCGACCACCTCACGGACGCGATCAAATTCCGTCAGGAACGCGCCACAAAGCAGATTGGAACGCTCGGATCCGGAAATCACTTCATCGAGTTCTGTCTCGATGAGTCAGGTTCGGTCTGGCTGATGCTGCACTCCGGATCCCGGAACATCGGCAACGAGCTCGCCGCACACCACATCGGCGTCGCTCGGGGACTGGCCCACAACCAGGGACTGGTCGACCGGGACCTGGCGGTGTTCCTCGCCGCGACCCCGGAGATGGAGGCGTACCGCAACGACCTCTTCTGGGCTCAGGAGTACGCGAAGTTCAACCGCGCGGCCATGATGAGCCTGTTCAAGGAGGTCGTGCGCAGGGAGTTCCGCAAGGCCAAGGTCTCCTTCGAGCAGGAGATCAGCTGCCACCACAACTACGTGGCGGAGGAGCGGTACGACAGCATGGACCTGCTCGTCACGCGGAAGGGCGCGATCCGCGCCGGCAGCGGTGAGTACGGGATCATCCCGGGCTCGATGGGAACCGGCTCGTACATCGTGAAGGGCCTCGGCAACGAGAAGTCCTTCAACTCCGCCTCGCACGGAGCGGGCCGCAAGATGAGCCGCACCGCGGCGAAGAAGCGCTTCTCGGCGCGGGACCTGGCGGAGCAGACGCAGGGCGTGGAGTGCCGCAAGGACGCAGGTGTGGTGGACGAGATCCCGGCCGCCTACAAGTCGATCGAGCAGGTCATCGACCAGCAGAGCGACCTCGTCAAGGT